DNA sequence from the Peromyscus eremicus chromosome 7, PerEre_H2_v1, whole genome shotgun sequence genome:
GAACCCTGTATGCAGGGAATATGGTCAGGTCACAGTCTCACCCAcaatggagacacacacacacagtatttttaGCACCATTAGGTTAGTCTAGGACTCAGACATGGTTTGGATAGAGTAGACAAGACTCTCAACTCCTGGCAACCACTTGGACCTAGGAGACTTCTTGGGAAGGTCCTTGATGTGGAGGTTgttaggagacagacagacaaatcttGAAGACATGTCCCATTGTCCTTACAATGTCTATTTCTAGGTGGCGGTAAAGGTATCCCTGGTGTCAGCCAGGCTAGAGTCAGGGAGGGGAGATAGCCTGAGTAAATAGCTTCATGGTTTGGGGCCTAACCAGGTCCAGGTATTGCTCTCAGGTATCTAAGTGAGCAAGATGTGGCAGGGTGAGATCTGAGAGGTTAGGGCCAGTCCTGCCCACCAGACACTGGAGAACCAAGCCTGTCTTGCTTTGCAGCCTTCCTGGCAGGCTCAGCTTCTACCCTGACCCTTCCTTCTACACATGAAGACCTTAACCAGCTTCCTTCAGCCCCTGGCACATCCGCTCGGCAAAGCAGCAGCATTCCTCTGGACATCCTGACAGAAACTGTTGGCCGCATCAACTCAGTTGAGAGGGAACCGGAGGCCCTGGAGAGGAGGGCAGGAGCCCTTTCTACAGAGTCAGTGGGGGGCCAAGAGTCCCCCTCAATGCCTGGCCCCTTAGGAAGTACCAGGCCCTTGCACAGGGTCATACCTGGACCAATCCCCTCAGCCCTGACCACATCTGCAGCCCACGTGACTGTTGACTCTCAGCCAGTGTCATCTGGGGCTGATCCTGTAAAGAAAAACGTGGCCTCTGGATCTCTAGAAACAATTGCTATGTCATCGCCACAGCCTTCTCCCACACGTGGATCCAAGCAGAAGTACAGCAAGGTCTCCAGGTTGTGTTCGACAGTCCCTGCCTCTGCATCACTGGAGACAACTGGTGCACCTAAATCAACATGGCATCCAATCAgagcttcccttctctctccataTTTTCTAGATCTCCGTGCCCGTTATGGAACACCTCCGGTCCCACTGCATGGAGGGACGGCCACTCCGGGCCAGAGGCATCCCCATCTGCGGCACTGGCTGCAAGGATCTCCTCAGGATCGCCGATCTCTCCCTGCATGAAAGCGACAGAGCCCCTTTGGCCTGCGTCCTCGGGGAGATCAGGGCCGGGCCTGACCTCCCAAGCCTTTACAGTGGCTTCTGGGTCGTCTGAAAACACTGTAGCTTTGGGCATGGGCTCAGGAGCCAGTGGTGCTTCTGTGCGGCTGTTGTCCTCAGCAACATCACCTTCACAGccatcctcccactcctccccaccctcctcatCGGCATTGCTCCTGCCTTCATCCTCAACCCTGGCCCCTGTTTCCTCTGTCACCACAGGAGCCAGGGAACCTCCTAAACCCTCTGTGTCTGTGACTACACCCTCAGCCACAGACTCTTCCATTAAAACCTCAAGCCTTGCACCCCTGGTGGCCCTACCACCCAGCCACCCTGGGCCATGGGTTTCTACCACCCCAATCCGCCTGCCCACCCTCTCCCTCCAACATTTCTCCAAACCTCCCTCTGTCCCACACAGCTCTAGCTTCACAGAGATATCTAGGGATGCTGATGCTAGCCAGTCCTCTGCCCTGCCTCACCCTGGCCAAGATGTAACTTTGCAGGACCTGAGTTCCTCCACTCCAGGACCTAGTCATGTGACTCACTCTGTGGCCTTCAGGATCAACAGAAGATGCCTCACAACAGCTGTCTGGAACCTGGTAGCCCTGGAGCGCCGGCTGTTGAATAAGCTTATCTGCTACCAGGTATGGCACCTGCTCACTGGGTAGAGGGATGCGGATGAAGACAATCTTTCCTGCTCTGCTTTCCTTCTGAGTATGCCAGGCACAGCCACAACACACACTATACAGGTCTTGGCTCCTAAGAGCagctacacacaaaataataaaacctaATGAGTACCACGCTGTGCTCCCGGGAGGAGTCTGAGGAGAAGCTAGGCAGAAATACTTCTTAGAAGTCATTACAGAGGGAACATCTCACAGTGGGGGAGGCCTCACCTACAAGAAATAGAGCAGGTTCTCACAGTGCAGCTGCTGGCTTTTTATCAGCACATAGCCTCATCCAGGACTAGGACCCCTGAGGCCCTGGCAAAGTGAGGCACAGTTCCTGCCTCAATTCTGGAATCAGGAGCATGGTCGGTATCCCGGACAGGAACCGCCATTTCTCACCTGCCATACAGGGCACCATTTCCTGTCCGTTTGTTGAATGGTTCATCTCTGTGTGCAACTTGGGAAACAACAGGAGCAAAGGGCCGCTCCTGCTGCAGGAGCTACAGTCCTCGGGTCTAACGGAGACCAGATTATAATCTCGACGAACTGGGAAAGAACACAAGAGGCTAGCAAACTGCTGAGTGGTGTGCCTTGCACACACTGGGTAACCATTCTACCACAGCAATGGatcctcttttgtgtgtgtgtgtgtgtgtgtgtgtgtgtgtgtgtgtgtgtgtgtgtttagtttatttgttgttttgagacaaggtctcactgtgcagcatggctggcctagaactcactatggagaccaggctggcctggaactcccagaaatccacctgcctctgcctcccaagtactgggattaaactcatgtgccaccacacccagccttctttttggtttttttgagacagcgtttttATGTAACCAAACCTGGCTTTGAATTGGTCCTTGGGCATTCCTCTCCAAAGTTCTGTAATGCTGAGTGTTATCACATCTGGCCTGGTTGTGGTTTTTATGTCTTTTTGGttggctgggtttttttgttttcatttgtttgttgcctgtatttgtttgtttgaccaGGTccccactatgtagctcaggctgacagtgaacctgcctcagcttccGAAGTGCAGGGGCCAAAGGCACGAACTACACCTAGCATTTTAATGGGAATGGAGAGAGGATAGTCACAGCAAACAGCGAAGGGCTTCCCAAGCACCAGGGCAGAGGGAACACTGTTTGGGGGAACCCAAGTTGCAGAGAGGCTGGCAAAGGACTCTATGGTAAATGAGGGTGGGAgtagcagcccaggctggcagcTGGCGGGATGCAGAGCCCAGGGTGACTTGACTATTGAGGTAAAGCCTGTACATGCGTAGGCCCTGGGCAGACGGATCTGGGTTAGGATCTCAGCACAAGGTAATCGTAAGCGTCAGGCTACCAGAGGGGAACTACCCGGGAAAGGCCCAGCTGGACCAGGATCAGGGATGAGACCACTTTAGAAGTCAGGGCAGATGGAGGGACACAAGGCAGGGGTGGACAGGCTGACCTCCAtacctctgcctcagctccagcTTATCTACCATGAGGCCTTCTCCAGCTTCAAGAATGTCAGTGCCCTGCTGTTAAGGTGAGTGTGGTTCTCAACTGACCTATCTATGCCTGTAGCAGCCCTAGTCCAGGCTGCTCAACCCTGCCCAAGTGCCAGGAACCTGGACCCAGATGGGTGGATAAGAGGcccacatttgtttctgctacCAGCTGTGCTGCATGACCTCAATTGGCCTTCCTGCTCTTTCCCAATTCCAGCTGTTGGGTTTGGACAATTATGTCAGGACTGTCTGAGTACAGCGAGAAGACAGGCAATGGGCACATCAGGCTACTTATTCTGGGGATAGGGCCATGTAAAtgatatgtaaataaatgtaaatcctTGGGCGGAACTCTCTTCTTCTGGGCTGCTGGGAAAGTAGACTACCTGCAGAGATGCCGGTGGGGGGAATCCAGGCCATGATTGCAGCTCCTTCAAAAATTTCCCTTTTGCCGGGTagcggtggcacacatctttaaccccagcactcgggaggaggcagaggcaggtggatctctgtgagttcgaggccagcctggtctacagagtgagttccagaacaaccagggctacgaGAAACCCTGAAaaaactttttttcccttttaataaaCTGTGACTTCCTGAGCCTGttttatctccccagccctgggtcgGCACAGGTGCTCACAGGAAGGGCAAGTGTTCTTTTAGATTCTGAGGCTGTTTATTTCCAGGTCTCTCCCTGAGAGCCGCCTGAAGGAGCTGCCTCCTCCAGGACATGAGCAATTGATCCTTCTCTAGGCTTTCAGCAATTCCTCAGGCCTATCACCTCCCTCTCTCCAGGGTCTCCTACTTTTTGAACCACAGCTGAGGCTTTCTGTGTCCATTAGAGCTCCTGAGAGCTCCCAGTCAGTGGTGGCCTCTTTGAGCAACACCATATCCCAGTCTTCCCCTGGACAAGATTTCTAGTGTCCCTGTGAGAACCAGCTCTTGAGGAGTCCAAGGGAACTTACTTTAACCGAGCACGTGCTGTGTGCATACCTGCCTGCATCCTTCAGGCCTCACAATAGCCCTCTGAGAAGGGGATTTTATCCCCATTTACCAAGGAGCCCCAACAGGGGGTCATGTGAGCCGATTCAGTGGTGCGGGGACGTTCCTCTCTGCAGCTACTCGCTGCTGGGGTAGGCTTCTCTTCTACAGCACCCTGCCTTCTGCACCAGCCAGGCCTACCTTGCCCCCACTGGTCCCTCCTTGCAGGCCTGGTTCTACAGAAGTGAAAGCCTCGCTCGTGTTTGGGCAGCCGGATCCCTCGGCCCTAGAAATCCTCTGGACTTTGTACCGCAAAGCGAAGGCCTCCAGATGGCTGCTTGGGCACCTGTCCCTGGCTGACAGCAGCCTCTCTGCTGATGGTGAGTCTAGAGCAATGCCTGACCCCTGCCTCCTCACCCGCCCGTGGAGGAGGCTGGCTGGGCTCCTTGGAGGGATCCCGTTCCGTCTGCCCAAGCCCTGAGCAGGCCATGGTGGGAAAGGTGGCTGTTCCAACTTCACAGACTGCGTATGTGGCTCTGTAGGGCGCAACATGACAGACCTTACCCTGGAAACCATCAACATCAGCTTCACGCTCATGAGGCCCTTCCTGCCCCAGCTGCTTCTGCCTGGTTCGCAACCTTTTATCCTGTTGGAGAAGCAGATCCTCCAGCTGGTGAGGTGTCCCCTCCCCTGCTTCCGGGACTGGGATGTTCTCCCCGCCTCCCTTGTCAATAGGCCTCTACAGCTTTTAGTGATGGTAGGTGCCATGGTCCCAGTGAAAGCGGCACCCGCTTGGCATGTGTGGGAAGGGCAAGTATGGAGGGAACCCAGCCCTGCCCTGAGGGGACGCTGGCTGAGGAGGAGAAAACTCTGAGGGAAGTCAGTGGCCAGGCTGTCACCAGATACCCCTGCCCAGAAGACTACACAAGAGAAGGCTATCAGGTCCTGCCTTACCTTATCTAGAACCTGACCCCACCCTATACTGGGCCTCAGGACAGGCAGCTCCCGGGCAACCTGACCTCTAGGACTTCCTATAGGTCACCCATGAGGTGTCAGGATTCTACAAGGCTAAGCCCCAGGACCAGCCCCTGCTCCTCTTCAGGTAGGTTGAGTATCCCATCCAGTCTGTCCAGTCCTCCAGCCACGCCATCCCCCCTTACCCAGCCTACGTGGCTGCTGTCGACTCCACCCCTAACGCAAAGCCGGGAGGTACAGGTGTAGGCTGGAGACCACCAATAAGGACTTTGTCTAAGCTGGCTTGAGTCTGCCTCATAGAGCTCTGCTCTTGGAGGTAGGAACATAGGGTGTATACTCAGGAGCTGAGCACTTGCTTCTGGAATCATGTACTGGCAAAGACACTGCACTCTCCCATCCTCCCCTAGCAACGTGAACGAGTGGGTGCGCATTTACATGGAATACAAGTTCAAgagtcccatccccacccacctcaAAGGCCTGGCCAGTTACCTGGCCCATCACATAACAGACCCCACCCTCCAGAAATCCAGCATGGTGGCCAATGGTGAGTGAGCTTGGGCCCCATCTACGCTCTGGGTCAGCCTATCTCTCTAGGCCTCACTGCCCCCCTCTGAGAAGGGGCAGAACTTTCAACAGCAAAGCTTGTGTGCCAGCCCATAGCGAGAAAGTGGGCCCAGAGCTCTGTGGGAAGCTTGGGATCAGAGATACAAGATGGACCAGCCAACTCTCAATGGTCACCTTAATCCTTAATGTCCCAAGAGAGGGGACAATGGTAGGTCAGCTCTGTCACCAAGGTCAGGATTGCATGAAGACTGTCCCATGAGGCCCCTGAAAGGAAGAGCTGAGCAAGCTTGTACATCCATGTTGGAGAAATCCAAGGTCTCGGTCTCCTGCAGCCACACGCTGGAGCTGTCCTGGAGTGGACCCTCAGGCTAGGAAGTGCTGATTCACCTCAGAGCTGTCCCTGCCACCTCCCCTCTGCAGTCTCTCAGGTTGAGTGTTACCATCTGGTGGGCTCTGCTCTGTAGCTCCCAGAGGCAGGCCTTGGTTTGGGTCTCCCCCCTATCTTTCTCAGAGCTGACTTTCAACATAGGGTGTGCCTTCCCCATCAGCGTTGACCCTCAAAGGACCCATCATCCCCTTAGCAGACAGTGGGACTACCCACTCCTCTTCACGTAGGGCTGTGCTATGTATTTCTGTAAGTCATTGTGGAGGCCCTCCTGGGAGATTAGGGATTGTAAAAGACACAGTAGGCAGCAAGATCTCCTGCTGTGAAGTCTGAGTGAGCAGGCCATCACCCTTCCATTAGACAGATGACCACAAAGGGCTAGAGAGTTAGTATTCTTTTGCCCTTGGTGGCTCCTAGCTCCTCCCTTATagggagaacagagccagccctCCCGAGGTATGTCACAGCAGGTGAGCTGGCTGTGTTCCAGCACAATTTCATATACAAACATGGAAATTGTGTATCATATTCTTTTCATGCTATACAATTCTCTACTGCTGACCTTTCTCGTCCACTTAAAAATGTAAGTCCACCTGACCTCATTAGTCTAACAAAAGCAGGCAGCAAAGACGGCCCTCAGACCAAGTGTGCTGACCACTGGATGGAAGGAAGCAGTGGGTTTGTGCAAGCAACCCTGGCCAGGGTGTGGTCCTACCCCAGAGCTCTCAGAAGACAGAGTCCTGGCCGCTatcaccaccccaccccatcacCTTAGGGGAAAAAGCAGAGCTGGCGCTTTATGAGACTTGGCTCCTGATCCTGGGTCACcccttcaccaaggccttggagAACAAGACTACTTCTGAGTCCCAGGAGCTTCGTGGTCTGCTGACAAAATGGGTGATGTGAGGCAATGGAGGCGTGGAGAAAGGGGGTCTGGCTGGCCTCGGCTGTGCGACCCGGTGACACGCtttgttgtcttctgacctcagctAACCTCCGCCCTCCAGCCTCTGCAGAACTTCGGTCAAGTGGTGGTGGAGGAATTCCAGTGAGTCTTCAGTTCGGAGGGCGGGTCCTGCAGCTGGAGGAGAGGGTCTCTCtgcgtctctccagccccctgaagcCTGTCATGGTCCTCCCAGGCAGGAACCTCTGACTGCCAAAGTGCAAGCTGCCTTCTTTGGGGCTGCGCCAGCCCAGGCCATCATTCAAGACTGCATGCACCAAGGCCTGAGCTTCCTGCAGGAAACTGAGGGTCTCCAGTTGGAGATGCTCCTCCCAGCCCTTGGTCagtgcctctccctctcttcatgtctcctccctctgctgtCTCCGGCCTTGCTGTTTCTGCCACCTGTCCTTCCCTCCGGCACACAGCGCTGCATGGCTGTTTGCTCTTAGCCTTCCTATGAGCCCCCAGGGTACACTGGCTCCAAGTGTCCTGGGAACAACCACCAGGCCTAGCAGTCCCTGAGGGCTTGGAGGATGGAAAACCCACTCAGCCTTTCCCTTCTGTCCCAGGCACCCCCAGCTCCGGAGCCTCCAGAGGCCCCAGCCATGGGTTCACACCAAACCTCCAGCTCATCACGTCTCTTCTTGTCCTGGTGAGTCTGGCCAGGAAAGGGCTTCTTCCTAAGAAACAGGCTGAGCCTTTGAGACCTTAGCCCAAACAAAGGGTCAGCAGCCTGCTACCCACCTGAACCTGAGTTCTCTTCACATGCCAGCTAGAATGGCGTGCTTTCCACCTGGGGCTTGGGTTTGACCCCATGACTGCACCTCCACGGTTCAGACCAGAGGACTGAAGCCCCACCACAGCAGTGGCTGCACCACACCAGGTGTGGAGGCCCTTCTTCTGCCAAACAAGCAGAGGCTAAACACCCTGGTTGGCTTGGGAAGGTGGTGTGGAGGAGATATCTCTGCATGATCTGCCTAACCTTTTCCTGAGTTACTACCACAGTGCTGGGGGTCCAGTCCACATAACAGGGATCTATCCCGCCTTGGGCAGAAGCCAAGAAGTGGTTGGGCTGACTCCTCCCAGAAGTCACTGGAGCTCTGGGCACGGGCTAGGGCGACAGAAGCAGAGCTCTGGCCACAGGGGGAGAACTGGGGCAGAGGGTGGAGACGTGCAGAGGGGTCTTAACTCCCACCACATAGGGATGCTGTCAATGACCACTCCAGGCCTTGACAAGTCCCCAGATGATGCCAACTCAATTCCTGCCTGCCCTCCACCTTGACCCAAGGCAAGGCAGATGGGGGAGGGCAGCACCAGCCAACAGTTACGTGAGTGAGTTTTCtcaccatgtaacccaggctggcctttaactcactgctgagcccaagctgacctcaaatttgcaGTGGTCTTCCTGCCTAAGCTTCCAGGAGGCATGGAGTGCTACCATGCTCCATCTTCTTTGTTTCCAGACATTATTTCTGCCTCCTGGCTTTTGTCTCTTTTCTACACCCACAGGTGGCCCTTGGTACCGCTCCCCACTTCACTGAGAAGCAAATCCCATACCTCTCCTAGGTCACCTCCCCTCATTTCTCTTCATCCGGGGCTTCCAGATAGTACCTCAACCCTGAAGAGTAAAGCTGCAGGACACCAGAGCGGAAAACGCAAGCCTGGGACTTTCtttcttcaagctcctgcctcacCTCCACACTGCATAAAACTGAGGAAAACACTCTCGTGTCCATGGTTGCAAAGCCAGTCCCTGTTTGGGGCTCCACATTCCCTTACCTCCCACCACCTCACCAAGAGGTGGGCAATGACTTCCTTCGCAGAAGGCCAAGCCCATAGGCTCCCCCGCAGCATGGACAGGCGAGTCGGGACAAAAGGAGTCGGGTCCCACAGAATATTGTCAGGCCCTGCTGCCACCACACTACCCATGAAATGGGGACCACATTTAGGCAGGTGAGAGACCAACAGCCAGTGTGTATACACAGAGCATGCAGGGCTACAGGCAGAGTGAGTGTCCATGATGCTCATGTACATTGAAGCCCTATGGTGGTTATCACAACTTTGCCTAAGGGTTTGTGTCCAGGCTACACAAGGAGCTCCACCTGCCTGCCATCCTCAGCACAGCACAGACACCCTGGCCAGCCAGAAAGGACTCTATAGCCCTTCCTGCAAGGGGTACCCCGACAAGGCTGCACTGCCAGTGTCTGGAGGTGGCAGCCAGGGAGGAAGCCCAGAAAGCATGCAACACAACAGCCGGCAAAAACCCAGTGCTCACTGGCTGGCTAACCCGGGGGTGTACCTCAGCCGAAATGGCGGGTGGGGCTAGAAGCACTCCATTTCCAGCAGGGGGAACCAAAGAGGCACTCAGGCCATGCTCCCAACTGCTTTGGGGGGCTGACAGTGATCCAGCCCAAGCCCTCTTAGCAAACCAGGGAAGGTGTATGCAAGCTGGCAAAGACAAAGTCTTCGCTGCTACCCTATCTTCCTATTTCCCCTGAGACCACAACTTGGGAGAAAATTGTTCCTCCACTCACCTTGCAGACCCTGCTTGTCATCCAAACCGGCTGCTAGGGCCCTCAGCCTCTTGTGGGCTTTAACTTCCCCATGCTGGAGCCTCAAGGATCTGAGCCCGCTCCTGGCATTCACCCAGTCAGGTGATGTAAGTGTGGGTCCTAGCCACACACCGAGGCAGATTTGCTCAGGCAGGTCTGGGATAGGCCTTAGGGACCTGAGCAGGATGCAGAGGGTCCTGCAGGCACACAAGTCCAGAACTGGCTCTGGGTCTTCACACAGCCACTGACTTTGTGTGACCCTGCTGCAAATCCCGTCCGTGGGTTTCTCCATCTGTAGCTTGAAGGAACATGGTGGTGGTGTACCCTTGAGCCCCTGCTTCCCGAGTCAGCTTAGAAATCTGATTAAACCTCACATCTACCTTCCTAGCactggaggatgaggcaggataGTTAAccgtgaggccagcctaggctgcatacaCACAGGGCCAGCAGCTAGTGATGTACGAACAGGCTTAAAGGGCACTGGGGATGGACTCAAAATCAGGAGCTTGTGAAACTAGTTCCAGGTAATGGACCTGTAAGATTTTGATGCAAAGGACAGAACTCACCTCTCTGGCCCTGGGTAGAAATACGGTATCCTGAAGGGCCAGTCATCTAACAAGGGAACGAGGGTAGACTGACACCCCTGTCCTGGTGGTTCCTGCAGTGGCCATGTGTCATAGTTCCTACTCCCGCCAACTCCGAAGGCCAGCTGCTGGATCTAGATGTAGTTTCAACATGACCCCCCCCCAGGGTTCACATGCTGAAATTTAATCCCCATTGTGAGGTGGGAGGATGGGAATTTAATCCAGCTATTGTGCTTAGAGGTGGTGTTTGAGGTGATTAAGATTAAAATCATCAGGTGGAGCCCCATGATCTGATACTGGCAGCTCTACAGACCGCCCAgaagacacacatgcatgtgctctCTTGCCATGTGGTGCCCTGATCCACCTCAGGATTCTGCCAACAAGAATGTCATCATCAGATGTGACTGTTCAACTGtggacctctttttctttctcttttcttttctttttttttggtttttcgagacagggtttctctgtgtagctttgcacctttcctggaactcactctgtagaccaggctggcctcgaactcagagatccacctgcctctgcctcccgagtgctgggattaaaggcgtgcgccaccaccgcccggctcaaccgTGGACCTCTTGAACCGCCACTCAAAGCTGAGTGTGGTCACAGCACACATAGGCCCAGAACTAGGAAGCTGGGGCAGAAAGACCCAAACAATCATCAGAACTTTTGCCTGTGGTGTTGCTGGTGAGAGAAAAGGCATTGGGGCACAACAGGCAGAGGAAAATGGCAGCTGCCACTTCGGCCCCCAGGTgctcgaggccaggctggtccagGGGCTAGCATGGCTGGGCTCGGGCAATGGTGAGCACTGGTGGAGGAAAGCCATGTGCAGAGAAAGGGACGGGGTGAGGGGACTGAGGGTGGGCCTAGGAACACTGTCAGTGGGTAAAGCTGATAGGACGCACAGGGAGAAGTGACAGTTCCAGACTCTAGTGTGTACATCTTCAGTCCTAGGAGACAGGCACACAGATTACAAGACCACCAGTCTCCAAGATTCTCCACGGTTGTGGGAAGGAGGTCTTTCCCAGGTTGGAGTGGCTAGCCAGTAGGTGTGAGAGGAGGGCTTAGAGGACCAGGAGTGATCCAGAGCAGAGTACTAGAAGCCTTTAGAACTTTCAGGACAGGAGGAAGGGGACAGCCTATTGGTGAAGGGTGATACGCAACATTAACTCACAACCCCTCAAATACAAGCTAGGTCCCAGTTCTAAAAACAACCCAATGCTTTAATAGCTGGCCCCCAGGGCCCAGTCTCAACAAAACCCTTAAATAAGGCAGGAGGCACAGCTTGGCAGCCACCAGCTGAGCTCAGCCCACTGCAGGGAGGTAGCCCCAAGAGCCTTGGGAAATACCAGAGTCCCCAGTCCAGATCTTCAAAGGCCTCCTAGAATTGGGCTGACACAGCCTGCTGGGTCTCTGTAGCTGCTTGGTACAACTTCACTGGGGTGTGTGATGCAGCCTAGGTAGGTCACCGATAGGAATCCAGAGCAGACTCAGGGTCTTCAGGCCAGCCCCAGGCCAGCTCCCTGCACCAGCAGTGGACTCAGAGGAAGTGTGTATGAGCCATATACATCGTACAATATACCACCCTAAGGTAACCAGGTCCCCAAACACATGAAGACTTGACAAGGTTCTACTTGACAAGAAGGCCTGTCCTGGGCAAGAAGCAAAGCAAATCATCATAGGTGTACATCAGACATCATCCCCACTCCAACCCTTGTGAGGTAGGCTGCGTTGTCTTATTCTACAAATGGTGAACAGGGGCTCATGAGAGGTGAAGTGTTTGCCCAGGACACGCAACAAGGAACACAGCAGCCAGGATTCAAGGCCAGGTCGGGTTGTCTCTAACGCCCACAGCTTGTCTCATGGGAAGGAATCCCTTCTAACAAAGACCCCCATGTTCAAAGTTCAGAAGTCTCTGCCTAGCTAGGTGGACCCGGCCCTGTTATCCACTCCCAGCCCTGGGCAGTTGGATGTCAGGACAGGTACACAGTGGTCCCCAGATGGTTGATTGTCCCAACACCACTAGCTACCGATGCTACAGATGATGGCTCTGGCTGCCCAGGAGCTGGGGCTGAGGCGAAGGTCGGTCTGGTCCTGAGGCCTTGTGGCCCCAAGTAGGCAGTGCCACCCCATTGAGCCAGGCATTTTCCAACAGGCTGCGGAAGCGTGCCCTCATGGTGGGACCTGGTGGGCTGGTGCTGGTGCCAGAGCTAGGTGAGGGATCCTGTGACCCTTCCCCAGTGGTCGTCTCTGTTTTCTCAGGGCCAGCTGGTGGCTTCCTCCCTGGCTTCTTGACCTTGGGGGCTGGTGATTTACGAGCCAGGGAGTGGTTTTCTGGTTCATCTCTGGTCACTGTGGGTTCTGAAGGGGATAAGGTTCTGGCCTCAGTGTCAAAGTCACCTACAAAAGGAAAGCATAGTCAGACTGCAAAATCCAAACTTCAAGGTCCCACTTCCTGGTCTCAAAGTCACCTAAAACAAGGTGGGTACATCTTCAGTCCTAGGAGACAGGCACACAGATTACAAGACCACCAGTCTCCAAGATTCTCCACGGTGGTGGGAAGGAGGTCTTTCCCAGGTTGGAGTGGCTAGCCAGTAGGTGTGAGAGGAGGGCTTAGAGGACCAGGAGTGATCCAGAGCAGAGTACTAGAAGCTTTTAGAACTTTCTGGGCAGGAGGAAGGGGACAGCCTATTGGTGAAGGGTGATACGCAACATTAACTCACAACCCCTCAAACACAAGCTAGGTCCCAGTTCTAAAAACTGCAGATGGTACCCACAGTGTCACAACCATCACAGGCAACCCTTCTTCACACGTGCCCATTGCTCAGACCAGCGGGAGCTTGCTGGAAAGACACGCTCCTTCCTGAGGGACACCAGAGCTCCACCTGACGAGGACGCAGCTCACAAGTGGCTGCTTGGGagcaaaaatgagaaaaaaaaggaggCTTGTAGGTCAGGAAACAGTGGCTGGGCATCTCACCGGCTAGCTGAATGAACTGAAGCATGAGAAGAGAAAGCTATGCTGTCCAAGAGCCATCTTTCTGCCACCAAATCCCCAGGGCTGCTGTGAAAACAGTTCGGGTGGAGGCAGGCTCCTCAGGCTGCCAGCAGGGCACATGAGTCTGGACAGGAGCAAACCTGGCATGCAGCCCTCATTGGTCATTAGACAAACCCCCCAGGGGTCATGGGAACCATTGCTCTAGCTAGGGGTACCCAAAGCTCAGGGAGGGAATATGGAACAAGGGTCTTCGAACCTAACCAGTGACAGGCAGCTGAGCCTTAACTGGATC
Encoded proteins:
- the LOC131915621 gene encoding LOW QUALITY PROTEIN: taste receptor cell protein 1-like (The sequence of the model RefSeq protein was modified relative to this genomic sequence to represent the inferred CDS: deleted 2 bases in 1 codon); the protein is MDKQWFPAAGILLAAFLAGSASTLTLPSTHEDLNQLPSAPGTSARQSSSIPLDILTETVGRINSVEREPEALERRAGALSTESVGGQESPSMPGPLGSTRPLHRVIPGPIPSALTTSAAHVTVDSQPVSSGADPVKKNVASGSLETIAMSSPQPSPTRGSKQKYSKVSRLCSTVPASASLETTGAPKSTWHPIRAPSLSIFSRSPCPLWNTSGPTAWRDGHSGPEASPSAALAARISSGSPISPCMKATEPLWPASSGRSGPGLTSQAFTVASGSSENTVALGMGSGASGASVRLLSSATSPSQPSSHSSPPSSSALLLPSSSTLAPVSSVTTGAREPPKPSVSVTTPSATDSSIKTSSLAPLVALPPSHPGPWVSTTPIRLPTLSLQHFSKPPSVPHSSSFTEISRDADASQSSALPHPGQDVTLQDLSSSTPGPSHVTHSVAFRINRRCLTTAVWNLVALERRLLNKLICYQLQLIYHEAFSSFKNVSALLLRPGSTEVKASLVFGQPDPSALEILWTLYRKAKASRWLLGHLSLADSSLSADGRNMTDLTLETINISFTLMRPFLPQLLLPGSQPFILLEKQILQLVTHEVSGFYKAKPQDQPLLLFSNVNEWVRIYMEYKFKSPIPTHLKGLASYLAHHITDPTLQKSSMVANGEKAELALYETWLLILGHPFTKALENKTTSESQELRGLLTKWLTSALQPLQNFGQVVVEEFQQEPLTAKVQAAFFGAAPAQAIIQDCMHQGLSFLQETEGLQLEMLLPALGTPSSGASRGPSHGFTPNLQLITSLLVLVALGTAPHFTEKQIPYLS